Part of the Micromonospora rhizosphaerae genome is shown below.
TCCAACGCACGCCGGAGGGCACCACCATGTCTACGCTGGCCGCGGCCGACCTCGACGCGCGCAAGGCCCTGGCCGGTCAGATGGGACTCACTCGGGGCGAGCTACTGACCCGGGTGTCATTCCTGCTGATCGTCGAGGGCGAACACGATCGTCTCCTGCTGGAGGAACTGTACGGGGCTCGCCTCCACGACGCGGGTGTAGCGATCATCCGGATGCATGGCACGCGCAACCTGCTGGCGACCGTGCAGATGGACTTCATCGAACGTCACCTCGACGTGCCGATCGGTGTCCTCCTCGACTTCACCCGTCTCGAGAAGGTGGACGACAACCGCATACCCACGAGTGAGCTCCGCGAGGAAGAGCAGGCGCTACGACACCTACGCCGTGCCTGTCGGAAGAACCGACGCCCGATGACCTACTTCGGCTTGAGTCGGCCGGATGTCGTCGCGTACCTCAACGAGGACGCGATTCGCGTCGACGAGCCCGGATTTGCTGGCTGGACGACGGTGACGCGCGAGTTTGGTGCGGTCAGTGGGCATCTGCGACAAGCGCAGCCCCCAGCAGAGCGACCGAGTTTCAAGCCGTGGCTGGAGAAGAGGTTCGGCGTCGACCTGACACGTACCGACCGGGTGCGCCAGGTGGTGGAGCGGATGGTCCAGGAGGGCCTTCCTGCCGGCGCGGAACTCACGAAGGTTGTGCGTGAGGTGGAGCGGAAGGCCGCCGCCGGGCGGTGGCCAGAACAGCCCGTGGCCGGGCCCGCTCACTGAGCAATGCCATCCACGGCGTCGGAAGGACGCGTCAGCGGTGCAGACGGCAGAAGCAATTGTTGACCAGACCCTGATTCTGGAACGCTCGGCGCCTGCTCCACGCCCGGCGCGAGTTCGAATAGTTCTACAACAGGCACCGCGCCAAGGCATCGCTAACGCCGCCCCTGTACCCATCGCCCGCGCAGGTCGCCGATCCAGACAACCTGGCCCGCCTCGACATCTGAAGACGCGACCGCCTCGGCGACGCCCTCCACGAGTACGAACCAGCTGTGTGACCTGCGCGGACGAGGTTTTCGGCAAGTGCAACGCTGCTAAGCCGCTTCGCGATCTTGCTCCCACTGCTCCAGCCAGGCTTTCCTGGCGAGGCCAGCGGGTGATTCGGGATTGCGGGCAGCCTCCACGATCTCCGCGATTCGGGGGCTACGGTCGGCGAGCACGTCGAGGATGGCATCCACCATCGGCGGTTCCAGCTCCAGTTGTAGCGTCCACTCGCTGCTGTCGTAGCAACCGAAGATCGGATTCTCCTGGTCAACCTCGACGAGCCGGCTCCCAGGAACGGCCTCGCCGTTGTGGCCCCCTGTACTCGCCTCGACGAACAGTTGCGCCAGCAGCTCCTCCCCAACAGAAAAGTTCGTTGATAGTGAGCCGTCCAAGAGCCAGCCGACGAACGCCGCGGCGTCGTCACCGCGTCGCGCGAGCTCGACGTCCTCGGGTTGGGATTCGTCAAACCGAGTAATGCAGGCCACGACGCCGGGGGTAACAAGCCCGATCGCTGTCCGATCGGTGCCGGACGTTCGACTGTCCGTTTCGGTGAACCTCAACTCGCCCCACCTGGGGGATAGAAGCGGCTCCGTTCCCCACCAGTCGGGGTCCTCGGGCAGGAACCGCTCACCTTCGGATGTGGAGAAGACAGGCCAGCGAGCGCCGTTGACGTACAGCACACGGTGCACTCCTCTCTCCTGTGCGCTCTCGGCCTCTTCGATGTGCTTCTCCCACATGCCGTCGGACCACAGGCTCCGGTCAACGGCTTCCCCGCCACCGGGGGCAGAAAGCACCAGCGGCAAGTTCCGCAGCGCCTCCTGGTTTGCCTGGACCCGGGTGACCTCATTCGGGTGGACCTCACCGAGGGATGGGTCGGCGCTGATCAGTGCGGCTACCTCACCGCCAGGACAGGCGACCTCCAACCCGTCGGCGCCGCGTCGCCACAGCGTCTCCCCTCTCCGGAGTACCTGCGCCCGCTCGCACAAGCGCTCTTCCTCGCCCCGGGGGCTGTAGCGCGCAATCTCATACACGAGCTCGCCGTCCATGCCGTTCTCCCTGCTTAGGTTCGCTCCCGGCTTTCGGCCGGTTCGCAGCTGTTCTGAGTCTGGTCCACCGCCACCTTGGAGGCTGCCGTGCCCGCCAACAGGTTCTAACGCATCCGCCGGACGGTGGATCATGAGCGGCGGCAGTTGAAGGTCGGCCTTTCGTACGGCCCAGCGGACCTGGAGGTAAGTGTCGTCGTTGTCGCAGGTTGTAACCTCATCGCCGGCTGGCGCAAGGTCCGGTCCGGGTAGTGCCAAAAGGCCCGGTAGCAGGCTGGGGGCCTGGTCTGGAAGGGGTCTGCCGTAGCTGGCCAGTAGCAGGAAATGCTGCGCGCCGCCGGTACCTCACCGGCGCAGCCCGTCACGCGGTGGCCTAAGAACGGCGCGCAGACTGGCGCAGCGACGACATCGTGGCCATCGCGGCCATCGGTTGATAGCCGCAGTGCGCGGCCCGCTCGCCCAGTTCCATCCCATCCCCGCTGGCATCGACATTGGTTGCCTTCGGTGGTGAGCTCTACGCCGATGCGCGGCTGGTCTGCGGTCAGTTCGGTCCGCTTGACGGTGGGCGGGTTCGGCCGCGCTTGGCCGATTTGTAGGCGGCGTCCATGGAGGAGTATTTCGCCGCTCGGGCGATCATTCCGCTTTGTGTCTGGTCGGAAAGGTAGGCCAGGGCGGTGGCCTCTTCGGCCAGGTCGTCATGCAGGTGGGCCGGCGCTACTGGTAGGGCGTCGGAGAGGGCGTCCTGCGCCTGACGGAGTTCGGCGAGCGCTGCGTCGGGGGCACCGGCGCTGAGGTGGCCGGAAGCGCGGCGTTTAGCCTGCTGTACGTGAAGGTAGGCCAGTTCGGTGCGGACGGTCGGGTCGGGTACCCGACCGGCGGCCTGGTCGCCGGGGACGACGTTGACGTGCAGGGGCACGGTGAGCGAGTGCTGGGCGAGGGTGGGCAGTTCGACCCAGGTGAACTGGCAGGTGGCGACCTGGGCTAGCCCGAGGGTGGCGATGGCGGGGATGTCGAAGGTGATCAGCAGTTTGCGGGTCTCGTCGGCGTAGAAGGTGCCGAGTTCGGCGAGTAGCCCGTCGCCGGTGGTGGTGACCGGCAGGTCGTTGACGATCTGGACCGTGCGTACGTGGGGGGAGGGCTGGATCAGCAGCGACGCCGCCTGGGCGGTCTGGGATAGCAGGCCGTCGACCTCGCCGGCGATGAGCGCGCCGGCGGTGTCGGGTTCCTCGGCGAAGTGTTCGTTGCCGGCCCCGCCGCGGGCAATCGCCGACATGAGCCGTTCGTCGTAGCCGAGTCCGTAGCCGAGCGTGGAGGTGGTGATGTTGTCGGCGTGGGCTTTGGCGGCGATGCCGCCCAGTGTGTCGGGGTCGGTGACGCCGGCGTTGGCGTGCCCGTCGGAGATGAGCAGCACGGTCGCTCCGGCCGGGCCGGCGACGCGGGCGGCTTCCTGCAGGCCGCGCAGGTAGCCGGCGGACAGGTCCGTGCTACCACGCGCGTCGAGCTTGGCGATCGCGCGTTTCACCGCCGGCTTGTCCGACAGGGGGCCGGCTGCGACCGCTACCTCGACCCGGTCGTCGAAGGCGACCAGCCCGAAGTTGTCGCCGGGATCGAGTTTGTCGATCAGGCCGAGCAGTGCGGTCTTCGCGCCGTCGAGGCGGCCACCGTGCATCGAGCCGCTGCGGTCGAGCACCACCTGCAGTGTGGATGCTGGGCGGGCCGCGTCGCGGGTCGACGCCGTGGGTGCGGTCAGTTCGACGAGCACGGACAGTTGGTCGTCGGTCTCGAGTGCCAGCACGTCGACATCCAGATGTGCAGAGATGTGCATGTTGTCTCCTTCAGCGGCACGGCATATACCCAGCAGGGCTTGCCTCGCGGACGGTAGTGAATCACCGCGGTGTGACACTTCGATGGTCGCTGCCGAGGTTCGGCGCCTCCCATGGCGAACACTCGGCGGCGATTTGAGCGTGACGGCTGCGGCAGTGCCGGTTCGGCGGGCGGCAACCCGGCCGGGTTGAGGATGCTGCAGCCGTGCTGTCGCCGTATGGTCGTCGGGCTGGCCCGGGCCGATGCGGGCGTGGGAAGTTGGCGACGGTGGGGGAGTTGATGGCAGCGACTGTGCCGTTGAATGCGATCCAGAGCGACCGGGCTGCGGGTGTTCTCCTCGGAGCGGCGTGCGGTGACGCGCTAGGCGTGCCGTACGAGTTCGGGCCGCCGCTTTCGCCGAGCGAGCAGCCTGAGATGCGCGGTGGTGGGCTCGGCCCGTACGCGCCGGGTGAGTACAGCGACGACACCCAGATGGCGATGTGCATCGCGGAGGTGTCCGCCAGCGGGGCGGATCTGCGCAGCAGCGACGCCCTCGACCGCATCGCCGGCAACTTCCTCCGGTGGAGACGGGAGGGCGCCAGCGATATTGGGGCCCAGACCCGGCAGGTCCTCGACGCGGTCTCACAGGTGAGGGGAGCGGGCGCCGCCGCGGCGATGCGAGACGCAGCCGCGGACCTGCACCGGCGGACTGGCCGCAGCGCGGGTAACGGGTCCCTGATGCGCACCGCGCCGGTTGCGCTGGCCTATCTCGGCCAGCCGGACGCGCTCGCCGAGGCCGCCCGGGCGGTCAGTGAGTTGACCCATCACGACCCGCTGGCCGGGGACGCGTGTGTGCTGTGGTGCGCGGGCATCCGCCGGGCGGTTCTCGACGGGACCTTCCACGGGGTGCGCGACGGTCTGGACCTGCTGCCCGCGCAACGCCGTGACCGATGGTCGGGCTGGTTGGCCGAGGCGGAGTCCAAGCCGCCGGAGCAGTTCCGTCCCAACGGGTTCGTTGTCGCCGCGTTGCAGGCCGCCTGGTCGGCGATCAACCACACCGACGTCCCGGACCACGACCCGGGCCAGAGCAGTTTCCCCTGCCAGCATCTCGAACGCGCCCTGACCGCGGCGGTCCGTGTCGGCGACGACACCGACACCGTCGCGGCGATAGCCGGGGCCCTGCTCGGCGCCCGGTGGGGCTCCTCCGCGGTGCCCCTGCCCTGGCAGCGCGTCGTGCACGGCTGGCCGAGGCGGCGCGCGGCGGACCTGATCCGCCTGGCCTTGTTGACGGCCCAAGGCGGCCATGCCGGCCAGGGCGGTTGGCCGGGCTGCGCCCGCGCACCGCGACCTGCGGTTGCGCCGTTGATGCTGGCGCATCCGCACGATCCCGGGGTGCTCCTCGGCAACCTTCACACCGACGTGGCCGCGGCGGGCGCCACCGCGGTGGTATCCCTGTGCCGGGTTGGCTGCGACGACTTCGACGACGTGGCCGTAGCCGACCGGGTGTCGGTGTGGCTGGTCGACCAGCCCGGCGCCAACGCAGACACGCATTTCGTGGTCGATCAGGCCGCCCGGATGCTGGTCGAGTTGCGCAAGGAGCGCCATGTAGTGCTGCTGCACTGCGCCGCCGGTCAGAGTCGTACGCCGGCGGTCGCCGCCCGCTACACGACCTTGACCACCGGCATCCCGGCGCGCTCCGCGCTGGCCGAGCTGCGCGGACTGCTCGACACGCACGGCTGGACGCTCAACCCGCAACTGCGGCAGGTCGTCGAAGAGCTATGACATGTCACGCCACGGCTCCCGCTCGCCGATACTCGCCGATTCCACTGCCGGTCGTACACGGTAGCTGCACAGGCCTCATTAAGGGGGCTTGTTCTCGTTCCGTCGCTCGCCCGCGCTGCGGAGTGCGTGGACTTCGTGACCATTCCGGTCTTCCAGGCTCGCGCCACCCAGCGGAGGGGTCAGCTGCATGACCACGGAGTTCGCCCCAGGAGTCACGGTGCGACTTCTTGCACGGCCGGATGTGATCGGCGTGATCACCGGTTCCCGGGAGATCGGCGGCGTGCTTCGTTACGACGTGTTTCACGACAACCGGATGCACGGCTATTTCGGCTCCCAGATCGAGGTGGTGCTGCAGAACTCGAAGGAACAGACGATCTCCGCGGCAGCTCTGCGGGCGGGTCTGACGTCTGAGCTGATCCGGGATAAGAACACCGGCTACTTGCACGCCCGCAACGTCGGACGCATCGACTACGAGCCCTACCAGTTCCGACCGGTTCTGAAGATCGTGCAGGCGGACCGCCCACGCATCCTCATCGCCGACGACGTCGGCGTGGGCAAGACGATCGAGGCCTGCCTCATTCTCAAGGAGCTCCAAGCACGCCACCGCGTCCGTTCGGTTCTGATCATCTGTCCGAAGCCGCTGGTGGTCGATGAGAAGTGGCGCAACGAGCTCAAGCGGTTCGACGAGGACTTCGTGCACCTTGACGGCTCGGACCTACGCTTCTGTATCGAGGAGGCCCTGCGCGAAGGGGAGTGGCCGGCTCGGTTCGCGAAGGCGATCGTTCCCTACTCACTGCTCGACGAGCGCCTGCTCGTGGGCAATGACGCCAACGGCCGGCTGCGGCAGGCCGGGCTTGCTGATCTTGCCCCCGGTCCGCGATTTGACCTGGTGATCGTCGATGAGGCGCACCACATCCGCAACCGCGCCACCTTCGCCTACCAGAACGTGAAGCGCCTAAGCGGGTCGGCCGAGGCGGTCGTGCTGCTTTCCGCCACACCGCTGCAGACGCAGAGCCGGGACCTGTTCACGCTGGTTAACCTGCTACGCGACGACCTTGTCCCGACCGAGCGCGACTTCGCCCAGATGCTTGAGCCGAACCACCACCTCTACGAGGCCATCGAGGCCGCCCGTGGCGGGCAGGACGGATGGCAGGACGAGGCCCGGCAAGCCCTCGACGGTGCGCTCTTCACAACATGGGGACGCGCCGTGACGGCGGTGGACCCGCGAGTGGAATTGCTCCGTGAACTGCTGACCGAAGACCCCGTGGACGCGCGGGCACGCGTCCGCGTCGTGCGCACGCTTGAGGAGCTCAACACCTTCTCCTCCATCGTCAGCCGTACCCGTAGGCGCGACATCGGAACGTTCACCACACGCAAGCCCAGCGCGCCGGTTGTGTCCTTCACTCCCGAGCAGGAGGTCGTCTACAACGCGGTCATCGATCTGGGACGGCGCATCGTCGAGCTCCAGACGCCGGGCATGCCCGTGGCCTTCCTGTTGTCCATGCTTCGGCGCCAGGCGGCCAGCTCGATCAGTGGCCTGGCGCCGCTGGTAGAGCAGGTGCTAGAGAACCGGCTCGACAAGGTCGAGTTCTCCGAAATCGGTGAGGACACGCCGGACGACATCCCCTCGTCGCTGGGCGAGCTCCGGGCGGAGATCCGCGCCATCGGGCAGCTGGCCGAGGGCCTCAACGGTCTTTCCGACCCAAAGGTCGACGTCCTCCGGCAGCTCGTCACCGACAAGCAGGCGGAGGAGAACAACAAGGTCCTGCTGTTCAGCACCTTCCGTCACACGCTGCGCTACCTCCACGAGAAGGCCAGCGCGTGGGGTGTGCGAGTAGGTGTGGTCCACGGGGCCGTCCCGGACCAGGACCGGCATTCACTGCGCCGGCGCTTCAAGCTGCCGAAGAGCAATCCTGACGCGATCGACTTGATGCTCTGCTCGGAGGTCGGCACCGAGGGCCTGGACTACCAGTTCTGCAACACCCTGGTGAACTACGACATCCCGTGGAATCCGATGCGCATCGAGCAGCGCATCGGCCGCATCGACCGACGTGGGCAGCAGAGCGAGTCGGTCGCGATCATCAACATCCTCACCGAGGGGACCGTCGAGGCGGAGATCTACGACCGCTGCCTACTGCGTATCGGCGTCTTCCACCGCGCACTCGGAGGCAGCGAGAGGATCCTCGGTGACCTGACAACCGAGCTGCGCAGGATCGCGGACGATCTGTCTCTTTCCGCCGCAGACCGGGAGGAACGGCTACGCCAGATCGCCGACAACGAGGTGGCGCGCATCCAGGAGCTGGAGCGGCTCGAGGACCAACAGGGAGCGCTGCTCGGGCTGACCACCGAGTCGTTCGCATCGCGGGTCGCGGAGGCGAGCAGTGAGTGGTTCTCCGACGAGAAGATCGGCGACCTCGTCCGGGCCTACCTTGAGGCCGTCCTACCTGGCCGCCGGCTGGCACTGAGGCCCGGCAAGGTCGCCGTGGTGCGCCTCGACGAGAACGCCGCGGCCCGCGTGAGCGGCGACCTTCATGCCGCAGTCGGCGGCGACGCCCGACTGGAGAGGCAGCTGCGCCGCAAACCGGCGGTCCTACGGGCCACCACAGATCCCGAGCTGGCCGCCGACGAGACTGACGTGGAGCTGCTCAGCGCGACTCACCCACTGGTGCTACTCGCCGCACAGCACGCGGCGCTGCCGGGCGCACCGATGGCGTCGTTGCGGGTTCGCTCCGACGTCGTGCCACCCGGCAGGTACCCGATCGCGGTCCACGCCTGGACGAGACTCGACGCTCGTGACAGCCTCACGCTCCGCTACATCAGCACGGATCCGGCTGTGGAGGCCGCCGCG
Proteins encoded:
- a CDS encoding ADP-ribosylglycohydrolase family protein: MAATVPLNAIQSDRAAGVLLGAACGDALGVPYEFGPPLSPSEQPEMRGGGLGPYAPGEYSDDTQMAMCIAEVSASGADLRSSDALDRIAGNFLRWRREGASDIGAQTRQVLDAVSQVRGAGAAAAMRDAAADLHRRTGRSAGNGSLMRTAPVALAYLGQPDALAEAARAVSELTHHDPLAGDACVLWCAGIRRAVLDGTFHGVRDGLDLLPAQRRDRWSGWLAEAESKPPEQFRPNGFVVAALQAAWSAINHTDVPDHDPGQSSFPCQHLERALTAAVRVGDDTDTVAAIAGALLGARWGSSAVPLPWQRVVHGWPRRRAADLIRLALLTAQGGHAGQGGWPGCARAPRPAVAPLMLAHPHDPGVLLGNLHTDVAAAGATAVVSLCRVGCDDFDDVAVADRVSVWLVDQPGANADTHFVVDQAARMLVELRKERHVVLLHCAAGQSRTPAVAARYTTLTTGIPARSALAELRGLLDTHGWTLNPQLRQVVEEL
- a CDS encoding helicase-related protein; translation: MTTEFAPGVTVRLLARPDVIGVITGSREIGGVLRYDVFHDNRMHGYFGSQIEVVLQNSKEQTISAAALRAGLTSELIRDKNTGYLHARNVGRIDYEPYQFRPVLKIVQADRPRILIADDVGVGKTIEACLILKELQARHRVRSVLIICPKPLVVDEKWRNELKRFDEDFVHLDGSDLRFCIEEALREGEWPARFAKAIVPYSLLDERLLVGNDANGRLRQAGLADLAPGPRFDLVIVDEAHHIRNRATFAYQNVKRLSGSAEAVVLLSATPLQTQSRDLFTLVNLLRDDLVPTERDFAQMLEPNHHLYEAIEAARGGQDGWQDEARQALDGALFTTWGRAVTAVDPRVELLRELLTEDPVDARARVRVVRTLEELNTFSSIVSRTRRRDIGTFTTRKPSAPVVSFTPEQEVVYNAVIDLGRRIVELQTPGMPVAFLLSMLRRQAASSISGLAPLVEQVLENRLDKVEFSEIGEDTPDDIPSSLGELRAEIRAIGQLAEGLNGLSDPKVDVLRQLVTDKQAEENNKVLLFSTFRHTLRYLHEKASAWGVRVGVVHGAVPDQDRHSLRRRFKLPKSNPDAIDLMLCSEVGTEGLDYQFCNTLVNYDIPWNPMRIEQRIGRIDRRGQQSESVAIINILTEGTVEAEIYDRCLLRIGVFHRALGGSERILGDLTTELRRIADDLSLSAADREERLRQIADNEVARIQELERLEDQQGALLGLTTESFASRVAEASSEWFSDEKIGDLVRAYLEAVLPGRRLALRPGKVAVVRLDENAAARVSGDLHAAVGGDARLERQLRRKPAVLRATTDPELAADETDVELLSATHPLVLLAAQHAALPGAPMASLRVRSDVVPPGRYPIAVHAWTRLDARDSLTLRYISTDPAVEAAADSLLALAVDGDGSLAPHESDVDALEKRHQREWEVAREQHVVRAKTAGAQRVASLRAQRDRQLRAIQENADKVSEPKIVKMRQSELISARDRFDRLIAKHERAVSGADLITRHLVTVALDVEAP
- a CDS encoding vWA domain-containing protein, producing the protein MHISAHLDVDVLALETDDQLSVLVELTAPTASTRDAARPASTLQVVLDRSGSMHGGRLDGAKTALLGLIDKLDPGDNFGLVAFDDRVEVAVAAGPLSDKPAVKRAIAKLDARGSTDLSAGYLRGLQEAARVAGPAGATVLLISDGHANAGVTDPDTLGGIAAKAHADNITTSTLGYGLGYDERLMSAIARGGAGNEHFAEEPDTAGALIAGEVDGLLSQTAQAASLLIQPSPHVRTVQIVNDLPVTTTGDGLLAELGTFYADETRKLLITFDIPAIATLGLAQVATCQFTWVELPTLAQHSLTVPLHVNVVPGDQAAGRVPDPTVRTELAYLHVQQAKRRASGHLSAGAPDAALAELRQAQDALSDALPVAPAHLHDDLAEEATALAYLSDQTQSGMIARAAKYSSMDAAYKSAKRGRTRPPSSGPN